In the genome of Deltaproteobacteria bacterium, the window TGGGGAAGGCTTGTCCAGGTTTTCAATGCAAATGGAAAAATCTGACGAGTATGGACGCCGGGCGTAGCCCAAATACCGAAATTAACCACGCCTTCGTAAGCCAGATTGCCCTGACGGAGCTGCTGCGCGAAATGGACTGGCCTGATGACTTGGCCGAATTAGTTGCTGATGCCGTGGGATGTCATCACGGAAGTCGCGCCTCTCCTAACACGCTTGAACACCTCATGGGCGATAGGCGGGCAATCGGGAAAGAGGATTGGACTGGTACGCGCCACGCCCTCTTCGAAGCGTTGCTGGACGTGCTTCAGCCCATCAATGTTCCAACCAAAAAGTCACTCACTGGCCCAGACTTCATGTTGTTATCGGGGCTCACAAGCTTTTCAGACTGGATTGGTTCGAACGAAGATTGGTTTCCATTCGGTACCTCTGACGATTGCGACGATCTACAGCGTTGGTTCCAGAGACGCAGAGCGCTGGCCGACAAAGCTCTGGATGCGATGGGGTGGCTGGCCCGAACTCCGCTAACCCAAGAAACAAAATCGTTTTCGCAGGTGTTTGGGTTTGCACCTCGCCCTTTGCAACAAGCCGTGGCGGATACACTGAACGATGTGAAAGGCCCGGCCATCCTGCTGCTGGAAGCGCCCATGGGTGAGGGCAAGAGCGAAGCCGCGTTCTTCGCGCATTTGGAATTGCAACGGCGCTTTGGACATCGTGGCTTGTATGTTGCGCTACCAACCAAAGCCACGGGTAACGCCATGTTTAAGCGAACCCTCAAATTCCTGCGTGGCCAGGGAATGAACCGAACGCTTGACTTGCAACTCCTGCATGGCGGGTCGCTACTTAACGACACCTTCCAGAATTTGAAAATGTCTGGCATCTACGACGCGACAACAGGTGGCGAGGTCCGGGCCGGGGAATGGTTCACGAACAAAAAGCGAGCGTTGCTTTCGGAGTACGGTGTCGGCACCGTGGATCAAGCCCTGCTGCCCATCCTGCCGGTGCGACACAACTTCGTGCGCCTCTGGGGTCTGGCAAACCGCGTGGTCGTGTTCGACGAGATACACGCCTACGACGCTTACACGGGTACTCTGCTAATTCACTTGCTGCGCTGGCTTCTGGCGTTGGGTTCATCGGTCGTCCTGCTCTCTGCAACGCTGCCGCCATCTATTCGTCGCAAGCTGGCAGAAGTAGTTGACGACACATTGCCAGAACAGGAGCCGGAGTACCCGCGCCTTTCCATCTTCTGTCCAGGAGAGAAGGTACATCAGAAACATTTTGAGGCTGATCCGGTGCGTCGCCAAATCGTACGGCTGCAACCCATCCCGGCCGAACTGTCGGACATACGCGCCGCCTTGGAGGCACACCTAATAAACGGAGGAATGGGACTGGCGCTCGTCAATACCGTGCAGCGAGCCCAGGACCTGTATCGCCTTTTCGCTGAAGGAGAGTCTTTGATGCGTGAAGGGCAGCGTGTCGGAAAACGATTGCTGGATGGAACAGAGGTGTCTTTGTTCCACGCCCGGTTTCCGTCGGACCGGCGACAGAAACGGGAAGAACACGCTTTAGAAATCTTCGGGGAAAGTGGCAGCAGGGAAGGCAGGAAGATTCTCATTGCTACCCAGGTGGCGGAGCAAAGCCTTGATCTCGACTTCGATGTCGTCGCGACCGATCTCGCGCCCATCGACCTCGTGCTCCAACGCGCGGGCCGTCTGTGGCGGCATGCACGGAAATCGAGGCCTGTTGCCCAGCCTGTTGGCGCTGACGCCAAATTGACCCAGCGTGCCGGAATTCAATGACCCCCTTGGATGCTCTACAAACTGTTGATGGTTATGGGTTTTCAGAGGTTGACGATGGGGCAGTCAAAATCAGCAGGTTGGGTCAAATCGGCGTCAGCGC includes:
- the cas3 gene encoding CRISPR-associated helicase Cas3', with the protein product MDKVLEYIWAKTSKNGDGGWHPLILHMLDVAASADAILAREPASTRNRLAATLEMSWADARAWLLLLIACHDLGKACPGFQCKWKNLTSMDAGRSPNTEINHAFVSQIALTELLREMDWPDDLAELVADAVGCHHGSRASPNTLEHLMGDRRAIGKEDWTGTRHALFEALLDVLQPINVPTKKSLTGPDFMLLSGLTSFSDWIGSNEDWFPFGTSDDCDDLQRWFQRRRALADKALDAMGWLARTPLTQETKSFSQVFGFAPRPLQQAVADTLNDVKGPAILLLEAPMGEGKSEAAFFAHLELQRRFGHRGLYVALPTKATGNAMFKRTLKFLRGQGMNRTLDLQLLHGGSLLNDTFQNLKMSGIYDATTGGEVRAGEWFTNKKRALLSEYGVGTVDQALLPILPVRHNFVRLWGLANRVVVFDEIHAYDAYTGTLLIHLLRWLLALGSSVVLLSATLPPSIRRKLAEVVDDTLPEQEPEYPRLSIFCPGEKVHQKHFEADPVRRQIVRLQPIPAELSDIRAALEAHLINGGMGLALVNTVQRAQDLYRLFAEGESLMREGQRVGKRLLDGTEVSLFHARFPSDRRQKREEHALEIFGESGSREGRKILIATQVAEQSLDLDFDVVATDLAPIDLVLQRAGRLWRHARKSRPVAQPVGADAKLTQRAGIQ